In the genome of Burkholderia sp. PAMC 26561, one region contains:
- a CDS encoding response regulator transcription factor, whose protein sequence is MVAPHFNSARAEISVATFTTSSIRDLTASSPNSHAGESEPSTVIALLNEDKKTREAIEDALQASGYSMTEFNSVSEFFAAAKCGAACCLILDSSFLSACANGEQKRLVSLSVDLPVIHLMSTADVRTAVKVMKSGAANLLLKPVDFDALISAVNRAVHVNRPTNGVVSVLGALRRRHATLTPREHQVMVMLTNGKRNKQIADALGISIITVKVHRSRIMRKMCVASFADLVCASIHLNAGELKSTGIVDDRP, encoded by the coding sequence ATGGTCGCACCACATTTCAATTCCGCGCGCGCGGAGATTTCAGTAGCGACCTTTACCACTTCGTCGATTCGCGACTTGACCGCGTCCAGCCCAAACAGCCATGCTGGCGAATCTGAACCCAGTACAGTGATTGCCCTGTTGAATGAAGATAAAAAAACCAGAGAAGCAATCGAAGATGCATTACAGGCGAGCGGATACAGCATGACGGAGTTCAACTCTGTCAGCGAGTTTTTTGCAGCGGCGAAATGCGGAGCCGCGTGTTGCCTGATACTGGATTCCTCATTTCTAAGTGCATGCGCTAACGGAGAGCAGAAACGGCTCGTTTCTCTATCTGTCGATCTTCCTGTGATCCATCTCATGAGTACCGCCGACGTCCGCACCGCAGTCAAGGTGATGAAGTCGGGTGCTGCAAACCTCTTGCTAAAGCCGGTCGATTTTGACGCGCTAATCTCAGCAGTAAATCGAGCGGTCCATGTGAATCGGCCGACGAACGGGGTCGTATCCGTGCTCGGTGCTTTGCGGCGACGCCACGCTACATTGACTCCCCGCGAGCATCAGGTAATGGTGATGCTGACGAACGGCAAGAGAAACAAACAGATTGCTGATGCTCTTGGGATCAGCATCATCACGGTTAAGGTACATCGCAGCAGAATCATGCGAAAGATGTGTGTCGCCTCCTTCGCAGATCTAGTCTGCGCCAGCATCCACCTCAATGCCGGCGAACTCAAAAGCACCGGCATTGTTGATGACCGGCCGTAA
- a CDS encoding response regulator transcription factor — protein MDSFTKRHFVKRDDGDPMPADRPPRLLRTKPLAQFDGAAEQLEAGGQLGQDSGQPYSVNVGDAPVVQDGCSAQTSSADELGTVFLLVEKPLVFEFLRASLCSAGIRVVKLKDYSELSNEPRSAHRACLIVGRCVAGMDGTIAQEIVQSSSNKMPVIFITANHDVAFAVQVMLAGAVDVLPLMPTEAELFDAVNNAFSLDGKQQGKTAATTQFAERFNTLTQRERQIMTAVVKGSLNKQVAYALGLSVITIKMHRGSAMRKMGATTFADLVKIAGVLGLLDSQDDAVFEDSADIAA, from the coding sequence ATGGACTCATTCACGAAGCGCCATTTCGTCAAACGGGACGACGGCGATCCTATGCCCGCTGACCGGCCGCCACGCCTCCTCCGGACGAAACCGCTAGCTCAATTTGATGGCGCTGCCGAACAGCTCGAGGCAGGCGGTCAGCTTGGTCAAGATAGTGGTCAGCCCTATAGCGTCAACGTGGGCGACGCTCCAGTCGTTCAAGATGGGTGCAGTGCGCAAACTTCTTCTGCTGACGAGCTAGGCACTGTGTTTCTACTTGTCGAAAAACCACTCGTTTTTGAGTTTCTGCGAGCGTCGCTCTGTTCGGCCGGTATCCGCGTCGTCAAGTTGAAGGATTACTCGGAACTGTCCAACGAGCCCCGGTCAGCTCATCGTGCGTGCCTGATTGTTGGTCGATGCGTCGCTGGAATGGACGGGACAATTGCGCAGGAGATCGTGCAGTCGTCGAGCAACAAAATGCCTGTCATCTTCATCACAGCGAATCACGACGTAGCATTCGCGGTACAGGTGATGCTCGCCGGTGCCGTAGACGTATTGCCCTTGATGCCAACCGAAGCGGAGCTGTTTGATGCCGTCAACAATGCCTTTTCTCTGGACGGGAAACAGCAGGGAAAAACAGCTGCCACCACGCAATTTGCAGAACGCTTCAACACATTGACACAAAGAGAGCGTCAAATCATGACGGCTGTCGTTAAAGGATCGTTAAACAAACAGGTCGCCTATGCGCTGGGCCTTAGCGTGATCACTATCAAGATGCACCGAGGGAGCGCTATGAGAAAGATGGGTGCAACGACATTTGCTGACCTCGTCAAGATCGCGGGTGTGCTCGGGCTTCTGGATAGCCAGGATGACGCGGTTTTTGAAGATAGCGCAGACATAGCGGCGTAA
- a CDS encoding GlxA family transcriptional regulator: MSNATMHSVWFLLFDESLLLDLCGPLQDLSMANQELMCAGLAPYYQTTLLGKEVRSYFNSARVEPDAQALQKTLYPPAGNPDAFNTSRTGHLSRWLPAYARQIARLASVPAGAFFLAKTGALAKRRVNDNSATCHKVAIAIPAVRSGTFVVHVRDVADRIPAGLTAGIDKSVATVEADLGRAIATNLANKAIAPCEPAIERFQGSKTRRGQLVGDPRIRYLCVFILANLNSDLSVPALAERMNMSRRTFARFFVTNTGLTPARAIEQMRIESACDFIEGSDRPIKWIAYTCGFGSSEMMRRAFVRNLRISPSEFRRRLTVDQEDHLIRRQKTKPNHDLNRSANGKSTGETLPTIPNVQCRNARR, translated from the coding sequence GTGAGCAACGCAACAATGCATTCGGTCTGGTTCTTGTTATTCGACGAATCCTTGCTCCTCGACCTGTGCGGACCGCTGCAGGACCTCTCTATGGCTAATCAGGAGCTCATGTGCGCCGGGCTGGCTCCTTATTACCAGACGACCTTGTTAGGAAAGGAAGTTAGGTCCTATTTCAATTCCGCCCGTGTAGAACCAGACGCTCAGGCTCTGCAGAAAACGCTATATCCGCCTGCTGGCAATCCAGACGCCTTCAATACCTCCAGGACTGGTCATTTGAGTCGTTGGCTACCGGCGTATGCACGGCAAATTGCACGGCTGGCTTCGGTTCCTGCCGGTGCGTTCTTTCTCGCGAAGACGGGGGCTCTCGCCAAAAGACGAGTCAATGATAATTCGGCTACGTGCCACAAAGTCGCGATTGCCATTCCCGCGGTTAGGTCCGGAACATTCGTAGTTCATGTCAGAGACGTGGCCGATAGGATACCGGCTGGATTAACGGCTGGAATTGACAAGTCTGTGGCCACGGTCGAGGCGGACCTAGGCCGGGCGATTGCGACGAATCTTGCGAATAAAGCGATTGCGCCTTGCGAACCTGCCATCGAGCGATTTCAGGGCAGCAAAACCCGACGCGGTCAGTTGGTCGGCGATCCTCGAATTAGGTATCTTTGTGTGTTCATTTTAGCAAACCTCAATTCTGATCTCTCTGTGCCCGCACTCGCAGAGAGAATGAACATGAGTCGCCGGACTTTCGCGCGGTTTTTCGTTACGAACACGGGCCTTACGCCGGCCCGAGCGATCGAACAAATGCGTATCGAGAGTGCATGCGATTTCATCGAAGGTTCAGACCGCCCCATCAAATGGATTGCTTACACATGCGGCTTCGGGTCATCGGAAATGATGCGAAGAGCATTCGTACGAAATCTGCGCATATCTCCAAGTGAGTTTCGAAGGCGATTGACAGTCGACCAAGAAGACCATTTGATACGCCGGCAAAAAACAAAACCGAATCATGACCTAAACAGGAGTGCCAACGGCAAGTCAACCGGCGAGACGCTGCCGACAATACCGAATGTGCAATGCCGTAACGCACGGAGATGA
- a CDS encoding SDR family NAD(P)-dependent oxidoreductase, with amino-acid sequence MNFRQGMGTAVITGASSGIGAIYADRMAGRGYDVVLVARNERRLGEVADRVGMAHGRSVTAVIADLNNQADLHLLEARIRTEKSITMLVNCAGFGAVSSLVDSDVDHMEDMILLNIRALTRLTHAVAPAFVARGTGTIINIASILAIQPAILNSVYGATKAYVLAFTQALHHELSARGVRIHIVLPGPTVTDFWRVAGMAHTSLPDDWMMTAEDVVDASLDGLDRGEIVTLPSLQDPADWCSFDADRHIFFQKLLHSTPAPRYRSSSTGAARAITDA; translated from the coding sequence ATGAACTTTCGTCAAGGAATGGGAACAGCTGTCATAACTGGCGCGTCATCAGGTATCGGCGCAATTTACGCGGACCGTATGGCGGGCCGTGGGTACGACGTTGTGCTCGTTGCGCGCAACGAGCGACGTCTTGGCGAGGTCGCTGACCGTGTGGGTATGGCACACGGAAGATCGGTAACAGCCGTTATAGCCGACCTTAACAATCAAGCTGACCTGCATCTTCTGGAAGCGCGAATCCGGACTGAGAAGAGCATCACGATGCTCGTGAACTGTGCCGGCTTTGGAGCTGTTTCATCCCTGGTCGATTCGGATGTTGACCACATGGAAGACATGATCTTGTTGAACATCCGCGCCCTGACGCGATTGACGCATGCGGTTGCGCCCGCCTTCGTGGCTCGAGGTACGGGGACCATAATCAATATAGCGTCCATTCTGGCCATTCAGCCAGCGATCCTGAATAGCGTATATGGTGCGACCAAAGCGTACGTCCTTGCCTTCACGCAGGCCCTACATCATGAACTTTCCGCGAGGGGCGTGCGCATCCACATCGTTCTACCCGGCCCAACGGTGACAGACTTCTGGCGGGTAGCCGGAATGGCCCATACGAGCTTGCCTGACGACTGGATGATGACGGCGGAGGACGTAGTAGACGCCTCACTGGACGGGCTCGACCGAGGGGAAATTGTGACTCTACCATCGCTACAAGACCCGGCCGACTGGTGCTCGTTCGATGCGGACCGTCACATATTTTTTCAAAAGCTTCTGCATTCGACGCCCGCGCCTCGTTATCGGAGCTCAAGCACAGGCGCTGCGCGCGCAATAACGGACGCGTAG
- a CDS encoding glutathione S-transferase family protein produces MSTSLELYGAKTGNCLRVSIALEEASLSYKIRPMDLAGGQQRAEEHLSLNPAGKVPVLVERRACGSRFVLTQSNAILLYIAQKSCSCLLPDDPQNRGRAYERFFYFVTDVIAPNHASFALRDRSSSQAASLLNERAIAALKFADTFVRRSRYMAGDQFSIADICALTITGSLSSGLDWRAVPNLQRWFYDVAERPSVQRGLKAFDGI; encoded by the coding sequence ATGTCGACATCTTTGGAGCTTTACGGCGCCAAGACCGGTAATTGCTTGCGGGTCTCAATTGCACTCGAAGAGGCATCGCTGTCCTACAAAATCCGACCCATGGACCTCGCTGGAGGACAGCAACGTGCGGAGGAACACCTCTCGCTGAATCCGGCAGGGAAGGTCCCGGTCCTGGTCGAGCGTCGGGCATGCGGCAGCCGCTTCGTGCTCACACAGTCCAATGCAATTCTTCTCTATATTGCACAGAAATCGTGCTCGTGCCTGTTGCCCGATGATCCGCAAAATCGTGGGCGCGCGTACGAAAGATTCTTTTACTTCGTGACAGACGTCATCGCGCCTAACCATGCGTCATTCGCTCTTCGGGACCGCTCAAGTTCGCAGGCGGCCTCCCTGCTGAACGAACGTGCAATCGCCGCATTGAAATTCGCAGATACCTTCGTTAGACGTTCCCGATACATGGCCGGCGATCAATTCTCCATCGCGGATATTTGCGCGCTCACGATAACGGGCTCGCTTAGTTCTGGCCTAGATTGGCGCGCCGTCCCGAACTTGCAGCGCTGGTTCTATGATGTAGCCGAGCGCCCGTCAGTCCAACGCGGTCTGAAAGCCTTCGATGGCATTTAA
- the nthA gene encoding nitrile hydratase subunit alpha, giving the protein MTSHEHEHTKAPSDIELRVRALESLLVEKQLVDPAALDEIVDAYQHKIGPRNGAAVVARAWADPEYKARLLSDSNAAILELGYSGVQGEDMVVVENTPTVHNVLVCTLCSCYPWPTLGLPPVWYKAAPYRSRVVIDPRGVLSELGLDVPDSKEVRVWDSSAEVRYMVLPERPPGTDGWIEEQLIELVTRDSMIGTG; this is encoded by the coding sequence ATGACATCTCATGAGCACGAGCACACCAAGGCGCCGTCAGATATCGAACTGCGGGTGAGAGCTCTCGAATCGTTGTTGGTCGAAAAGCAGCTCGTTGATCCAGCTGCGCTTGACGAAATCGTGGACGCATATCAGCACAAAATCGGGCCTCGGAACGGCGCCGCCGTCGTGGCCCGAGCTTGGGCGGATCCTGAATATAAGGCTCGACTGTTGAGCGACAGTAACGCGGCGATTCTTGAGCTGGGCTATTCCGGAGTTCAGGGCGAAGACATGGTGGTGGTCGAGAACACGCCGACAGTGCATAACGTACTAGTATGCACATTGTGTTCATGCTATCCATGGCCGACGTTGGGGCTGCCGCCTGTCTGGTACAAGGCCGCACCTTATCGCTCGCGGGTCGTCATCGACCCGAGGGGTGTGCTGAGTGAATTGGGTCTCGACGTACCTGACAGCAAAGAAGTGCGCGTGTGGGACAGTAGCGCCGAAGTTCGCTATATGGTCTTACCGGAGCGGCCACCGGGGACTGATGGCTGGATCGAGGAGCAGTTGATCGAACTCGTCACGCGCGACTCGATGATTGGGACTGGTTGA
- a CDS encoding IS3 family transposase (programmed frameshift), with the protein MKRIPKAVYTKEFREEAVKLAMTDGVGVSEAARRLSISMKTLANWVRAAKDGKLENVGQTQKPLTEIEAELSRLKRELAEVKMERDLLKKFGNVLREGVAVKYDAIEQMRQQYPVPPMCRFLGVSTSGYYAWRKRPLSLHAQQESRLEAQVRAAHERSRQTFGPERLQKDLANHGVQIGVHRIKRLRAKLGLRCKQKRKFKATTNSTHNLPVAPNILDQDFSVSAPNQAWCGDITYIATDEGWLYLAGLKDLFSGEIVGYAMSERMTKQLVMQALFRAVASHRPPTGLIQHTDRGSQYCAHAYQNLLKQFGMQASMSRRGNCFDNAPIESFWGSLKNELIYHRKFATRDEAIKEITEYIEIFYNRLRTQERLDYLSPAAFTQRFHLSKIAA; encoded by the exons ATGAAGCGAATCCCGAAGGCTGTGTACACGAAGGAATTTCGTGAAGAAGCAGTAAAACTGGCAATGACTGACGGAGTGGGCGTGTCTGAAGCTGCCCGTCGATTGTCAATATCGATGAAGACGTTGGCGAACTGGGTTCGCGCCGCAAAGGACGGCAAGCTGGAGAACGTCGGGCAAACCCAGAAACCACTGACAGAGATCGAGGCGGAGCTGAGCCGGCTCAAGCGAGAGTTGGCAGAAGTGAAGATGGAGCGCGATCTGTTAAAAAAGTTTG GCAACGTACTTCGCGAAGGAGTCGCGGTGAAGTACGACGCAATTGAGCAGATGCGACAGCAGTACCCTGTGCCGCCGATGTGCCGGTTCCTGGGCGTGTCCACGAGTGGCTACTATGCCTGGCGCAAACGGCCGCTGTCGTTGCACGCGCAGCAGGAGTCTCGGCTCGAAGCGCAGGTGCGTGCAGCTCACGAGCGTAGCCGACAAACCTTCGGCCCGGAACGGCTACAGAAGGATCTGGCGAACCACGGTGTCCAGATTGGTGTTCACCGCATCAAGCGTCTGCGGGCGAAGCTCGGCCTTCGCTGCAAGCAAAAGCGCAAGTTCAAGGCGACGACCAACTCGACGCACAACCTGCCAGTCGCACCGAACATCCTGGACCAGGACTTCAGTGTGAGCGCACCAAATCAGGCCTGGTGCGGTGACATTACCTACATCGCGACCGATGAGGGATGGCTGTATCTAGCCGGACTCAAGGATCTGTTTAGCGGAGAGATCGTCGGCTATGCCATGAGCGAGCGCATGACAAAACAGCTGGTCATGCAGGCGCTGTTTCGGGCTGTCGCGTCGCACCGGCCACCGACGGGCCTGATACAACATACTGATCGCGGTAGTCAGTACTGCGCCCACGCTTATCAGAATCTTCTCAAACAGTTCGGCATGCAGGCATCTATGAGCAGACGCGGAAATTGTTTCGACAATGCACCTATCGAATCGTTCTGGGGCTCGCTGAAGAACGAACTTATCTATCATCGCAAGTTCGCGACTCGCGACGAAGCCATCAAAGAAATCACGGAATACATCGAGATCTTCTACAACCGGCTGCGCACGCAGGAGCGTCTGGACTATCTGTCGCCGGCCGCTTTCACGCAGCGATTCCATTTGAGTAAAATCGCTGCTTAA
- a CDS encoding SH3-like domain-containing protein, with product MNGIHDLGGMHGLGEIHYRAQELAFADEWEGRVLAMFLSLFAIGTINLHAFRHGMERMNAAHYLSSSYYEHWLASVEKNLDEAGIVSTAEIEARMAQLKGN from the coding sequence ATGAACGGTATTCACGATCTTGGCGGTATGCACGGGCTCGGAGAAATCCACTACAGGGCGCAGGAACTCGCGTTCGCCGACGAGTGGGAAGGGCGCGTCCTCGCGATGTTCCTTTCTCTATTTGCAATAGGAACGATCAATCTCCATGCATTTCGTCATGGCATGGAAAGGATGAATGCAGCACATTACCTTTCCTCGAGCTACTACGAGCACTGGCTGGCCTCAGTGGAAAAGAATCTGGACGAGGCAGGGATAGTTTCGACGGCCGAAATCGAAGCTCGGATGGCTCAACTTAAGGGGAATTGA
- a CDS encoding SH3-like domain-containing protein gives MPVTKEMVPGVLATGASERVDQPVAPKFSVGQRVRARNLNPAGHTRVTQYVKGKVGTVEADYGVFILPDTMAHGNGPAPQHVYNISFAAEDLWGSVANANSTLRIDLWDDHLDAVSNEDDR, from the coding sequence ATGCCCGTAACCAAAGAAATGGTACCTGGTGTCTTGGCGACCGGCGCATCGGAACGAGTAGACCAGCCTGTCGCCCCCAAGTTCTCTGTGGGCCAGCGTGTTCGTGCAAGAAATCTAAACCCAGCCGGACATACGCGCGTTACCCAGTACGTGAAAGGCAAAGTCGGTACCGTCGAGGCCGACTATGGGGTATTCATTTTGCCGGACACGATGGCTCACGGCAACGGGCCCGCGCCACAGCACGTGTACAACATCAGCTTTGCGGCCGAGGACCTTTGGGGAAGTGTCGCAAACGCTAACAGTACGTTACGCATCGACCTTTGGGATGACCATTTGGATGCTGTCAGTAACGAGGACGACCGATGA
- a CDS encoding nitrile hydratase accessory protein: MNKFSGSTLPEIIRDQEERAFDAPWQAQAFALVLRLNENGCFSWEDWVRVFSEKISASPARPGESVNDAYFRQWVDALDAILIETGQLAPGDSPTRAAMWKVAYLNTPHGEAVRLEHATCPPDHEHIAPRRGEPLVVSSAVKSFA, translated from the coding sequence ATGAATAAATTTTCTGGATCAACGTTGCCGGAAATTATTCGGGATCAGGAAGAGAGGGCTTTCGACGCACCGTGGCAAGCACAAGCCTTCGCGCTCGTTCTGCGACTGAACGAGAACGGTTGTTTCAGTTGGGAAGACTGGGTCCGTGTGTTCAGCGAAAAGATATCAGCCTCGCCGGCTCGACCCGGGGAATCCGTAAACGATGCCTACTTCCGGCAGTGGGTTGATGCGCTCGATGCAATCCTTATCGAAACAGGTCAGCTTGCACCCGGCGATTCGCCCACCCGCGCGGCCATGTGGAAGGTTGCATATCTCAACACCCCGCATGGTGAAGCAGTAAGGCTTGAGCATGCTACTTGCCCACCGGATCACGAGCACATTGCACCGCGCCGCGGGGAGCCGTTAGTAGTCAGTTCGGCGGTCAAGAGCTTCGCCTGA
- a CDS encoding CbtB domain-containing protein, with product MNEASLDPLVEPVPVPLCDIAPWAIFVGLLLLLAIYFVGAEQGATSMIQGLYVHEFVHDGRHLLGFPCH from the coding sequence ATGAATGAAGCTTCTCTTGATCCGCTAGTGGAGCCGGTGCCCGTCCCGCTCTGCGATATCGCGCCGTGGGCAATATTCGTTGGCCTGCTGCTTTTACTAGCCATCTATTTCGTGGGCGCCGAGCAAGGGGCAACCTCGATGATTCAAGGCTTGTACGTCCACGAATTTGTGCATGACGGCCGGCATCTTCTCGGTTTTCCGTGCCACTAA
- a CDS encoding CbtA family protein encodes MIGKLLIRGLAAGFISSLITFGFATIAGEPTVARAIAFEESVATAKGDAPEPELVSRKTQAGIGLFTAVAVYGTSVGGLFALVFAYAHGRSGNLSARALSGYLAVGAFVAIVLVPGIKYPANPPSVGEPGTIAYRTELYFLMLLVSVVSMVFAVKLRGGLERRLGGWNASIGAGAVFVAIIVAVMAFLPNINEVPAAFPAVLLWSFRMAAWGMHAILWGGTGLLFGAMSARLLSGAYNSQRPRHLHA; translated from the coding sequence ATGATCGGAAAATTGCTTATTCGAGGATTGGCCGCGGGTTTCATTTCAAGCCTCATCACGTTTGGATTCGCCACCATAGCAGGCGAGCCCACAGTCGCCCGCGCGATAGCTTTCGAGGAAAGCGTTGCCACGGCAAAGGGCGATGCTCCAGAGCCGGAACTCGTTAGTCGCAAGACGCAGGCTGGAATCGGCCTCTTTACGGCAGTTGCCGTGTATGGAACGTCCGTTGGCGGGCTGTTTGCGTTGGTGTTTGCCTACGCGCACGGGCGATCGGGAAATTTGAGCGCTCGTGCGTTGTCTGGGTACCTTGCAGTAGGGGCGTTCGTAGCAATCGTGCTGGTGCCTGGCATCAAATATCCAGCAAATCCGCCGTCGGTAGGCGAGCCTGGGACGATAGCCTATCGTACCGAGCTCTATTTCCTGATGTTGCTTGTCTCTGTTGTCTCCATGGTCTTTGCTGTAAAGCTCCGCGGTGGACTTGAGCGTCGGCTCGGAGGATGGAATGCATCCATTGGCGCGGGAGCCGTATTCGTCGCCATTATAGTCGCCGTGATGGCATTTCTGCCTAACATCAACGAGGTGCCGGCAGCATTTCCTGCTGTCCTCCTTTGGAGTTTCCGGATGGCAGCTTGGGGGATGCACGCGATCCTTTGGGGCGGAACCGGGCTGCTGTTCGGAGCAATGAGCGCTCGCTTGTTGTCTGGCGCATACAATAGCCAGCGGCCACGACACTTGCACGCCTAG
- a CDS encoding MarR family winged helix-turn-helix transcriptional regulator, whose translation MRQTTLAEHVGIEGASLVRLLDQLCDAGLVRRVSDPEDKRAKIVSLTDRGRTAAVEMEQRIIALHSRMLGDVSASEFETTLRVLTAFSATDQSEDDMSDELRLAGGSLQEGSAGPFNGS comes from the coding sequence GTGCGTCAGACAACTCTGGCTGAGCACGTGGGGATTGAAGGCGCATCGCTCGTGCGTTTGCTGGACCAACTTTGTGATGCAGGACTTGTTCGGCGCGTTTCCGATCCGGAGGATAAGCGGGCCAAGATTGTCTCTTTGACGGATCGCGGCCGCACCGCTGCCGTGGAAATGGAGCAGCGGATAATCGCGTTGCATTCGAGAATGTTGGGCGATGTAAGCGCCTCGGAATTTGAAACGACATTGCGCGTATTAACTGCTTTCAGTGCAACAGATCAAAGTGAAGATGATATGAGCGACGAACTCCGGTTAGCGGGGGGAAGTTTGCAAGAGGGCAGTGCTGGTCCATTCAACGGATCCTGA
- a CDS encoding DUF3331 domain-containing protein: MLNELEEASPWIQTIEALRTVSSENGVRSKKPVANAKSAFDSTCPRSKNYVVRVTDRTSPTTVTVEWCDPTVAHYGAQLWRLGSARASGSCAVSGATIARGEAVYRPSIGRFPPQNRNAMILASTIDKMMGVEST, from the coding sequence ATGTTGAACGAGCTAGAAGAAGCAAGCCCCTGGATCCAGACGATTGAGGCGCTACGCACCGTCTCCAGCGAGAATGGAGTACGATCGAAGAAGCCGGTCGCAAATGCAAAGTCTGCCTTCGATTCTACGTGTCCCCGGTCCAAGAACTACGTAGTTCGAGTCACCGACCGTACTTCGCCCACCACGGTAACAGTCGAGTGGTGCGATCCAACTGTTGCGCACTATGGCGCGCAACTCTGGCGACTTGGGTCGGCTCGCGCGTCTGGTTCGTGTGCTGTAAGCGGGGCAACAATCGCTCGGGGGGAAGCGGTCTACCGCCCTTCTATTGGACGTTTCCCCCCGCAAAATCGCAACGCGATGATACTTGCCTCGACGATAGACAAGATGATGGGCGTCGAGTCGACGTAG